CTAACCAGCAATCTGAAGTCATCTTTGGTCAAGCCCGTCACTTTCTTGAACAGTTCAGGCTCCAACTTGGTAATCACATCCGCAAGAGAATACTCACGAAAATCGGTGAGATACATGAAAACCGGAATACGTGTAGCAAATTTAATGAGTTTCTCTTGTATCTGTTTACGTTTGGTCTTATATTCCTTCTCCTCATCACTGATTTCTTGTTTCTGCGATGGTGTAGCGTTATCGCCCAGTGCTTTTTTCTTGTCGCTTACCTCTTCAGATTTAGCAATGATAGTTTTCACATCCTCATTCAGACTACGGAAGCCCTCAATGTTCATCAAAGCATCCATTGCCTTCTGATTGTTCATTAGTTTTCTGAGGGTATTATTGTCAACGTTCACTAGCAATGCGCTCTCCCAGCGCTTTGCTAGCAATGTCGCTGAAGTACCAGATGTAGCAATATCAAGAACATCAGCAGCATTGAGTTGTCTCATGCTGCTACCGTCATAGGCAAGCACAGGCAGGAAATTAATAAAATCAGCCACACTTTGCTCTGGATTGGCATCTTTATCAGGGTTTAGCTTGCAGCTATAATCCGCTATTTGTCGCAATGCTCGATTCGGAGCAAAATCAAATACGTAACACTCTTCCTTCATTACTGCATGCCTATTGGGATGCCGACCATCAGGATTCGCAACCACCCAGGGCGATTGAACTCTGAATGCTGCTTGGAAATACGTTTCCGGACTCGACAGATTCCGCAGCATGAAAATACCACTCCATGGTTTGACTGTGACTCCCGTGGTTAATTTTCCACATGTTAAAGTGATGGTCTTAGTCTCCAGCGGGTTACCGAATGAGTTCAGAACCGGTTCAAGCGCCTTGGCTCCCATTCCTGCATGTTGGCCAGCAGCGACATTGACACGATAATCATGATAAAAAGTATTCTGATGTTGCTTCAACACATTGCGCATAGCATAGCAAGATGCAACCGAGGGAAGGAACCAAACCGTATGTGACAGAATGTTCTTAAGACGCGAATCAGAATACGGCATCGGGGGCCTCCTAAAGCCGGCATTCATGTCATCAATTGCCGCCTCAAGATACCCACCTCTAATAAGATCCAACCATTTCTGCACATCAGATTCATGCAGAAATTGGGCATCGTCACCTACGCCTTTCGCTTTAAAGAATTCATTAAGATCGAACTCATCTGCGTCACCTTGTGAAACGACTTCTTTGATGGAATCAGGAACTTTATATGTCATAAGAACCATCCGAGGCAAACCCTCATATGGATTTGGCCCATCAGCGGAATTCCATTCTTGCTTTGCTCTTTGCTCATCGGAATAAGTCCAATTGAAAATCTGTTCTTCGATAAACTCGCCATTAGCTATCGCGCGGAAAGGCGTACCGGAAAGGTACAGATAAGCGCCAGAAGTTATGGGAAGAAAATCCTCATTCCCTAGCTCAGTAACTTGTTTTTCAAACAGTTTTGTAACAGCTGTATCTGAAAAATCGCTTTCCAACTCGCTATTAGGTTGAGACCGATCATCTGTATTGGCTTCTTCAAAAAGACCTTTGGCATTCTGACGCCAAGCACCATAGTGATATTCGTCGAAAATCACTAAATCCCAAGGAATGGTATGAATCCATTCATTTTTAGCTTTAATGCCCCCAGAAGCACTTTTACCAAGTACATCTTGGAATGAATAAAAGCAGACGACTGGCTTATCTCTATCAGCGGTTTCATAAGTCAATTCAGTGTCGTTAGCGATGAACTGCCAGCCTTCGAAATCCTTATGAGAGAATAAATCTGATTTCCATGAATTTTCAACGGCTGGCTTGAAAGTGAGTACAAGAATCTTCTTGTAGCCCTCAGCTTTTGCCAGTTCATAACTAGCAAAAGTCTTCCCAAACCTCATTTTGGCGTTCCACAGGAAGCGTGGAGTTCCATCAGGATTCTCCACTTTATAGTTGTGGAAGTATTCTCTTGTTCTCCGTACAGCTTCCTGCTGCTCCGGACGCATCTTAAAATCTTCGACACGATCAGACAAAGACTCTTGGCGATTTCTTACAGCAACAATAGCCTTACGAACCGTCTCAACATCGCATCGGAACCATTCTTTAAAAGGATTAGGGACGCCATTGTTCTTTAATACTCGATGAACTGCTTTATCCCTAAATGACGTACCATCACTTCGTATCGCATCTTCCTCCAACACTATAGTACGGGCGAAATTCCCTGTACCTGTCTGTTCACCAACACGATCATTGACATCTCTCTTAGTATCTCCAACTTTAATCAGACCCTTATGGTCTTCATAAGGAACTGTATACCCATAAATCTTCGGAGACACCTGAGGCTTAGCAGGGAAAAAATTAGACATTCAACTCACTCACCAATCAATCCATTGGCTTAATCAAAGACTCAATAAACCGTTCCTCTGAAGAAGAAATGCCATACTTCTTATATAATTCCTCATCCGACCAACGAACCGAGAAATCCTGCATTGGCACAAATCCATAAACTTTAGAGGTTGCATGCTGCGAAGGTTTTCTAAGTAAAACAAGAAAGCGGAAAAGCCGAGTTTTCATATACGATATAACATTTTCACACTCTTCTTGCGATGCATAAGGCCCTACAAGCAGATATGTTTCAGTCGACACTGTATTAGGAGCGCCAAAAAATGGCTTTCCAATAATAGGATGAGGAAAAGCATCACTTCCGCTTCCCGCCTCAGGAACAAACACTTTATTTGACTTAATCCATGAGCGATTACTTCGAATCAAGGAACTCTCAATCCAGGAAGTGCCCTTATTCTCGTACAGCTTTATGCCATTGTCAATCCTGCTCTTTTTACCATGAAACGTGGTAGGTAGCCCGAAAGGTTTTCGCGCACTAACTTGTGATTCAAAAGTCGGCTCTTTTAAAAGTCTAACTTTCTTCAAAATTTGTACAGCTTCATTCCAGCGAATAAAGACGTCCGAACCTTCCTCTAATAAAGGTCGCTCTACTTCCCTGCCAGCCCCTGAACTTGTAATCGTTTGTACTTTACAATCACCTTTATTGTCACGATCCCAGAGGAAATAGCATACTCCTCCCTTAATCTGCACACCCGGAAAACAGTCCATAGCATTTGGATAATCATGGATCTCTCTTATCCTGCGATCGTGGAGCATATCATCTCTAAATTGATCGAGTCCCTTACCTCCAGCGAACCAGCGAGATGGAATAATCATCGTTAAGTATCGAGGGTTAAGTTTTTCTGCTTGTTCAACAAATCTCTGATAAATAGGAGATGCACTAACTCTATATCCTCCGTCACTCATCTGATAAGGAGGGTTACCGACGATTACATCAAACTGCATATTGAAAAAACTTTCTGGAGTGTATGTGTGCAAAAATTCGTAGGTATAGCTTTCAAGATCACTGGAGCGATCATATTGTTCTTTACTAGCACCGCAATATACGCACTGCTTCCCGTCCCAAACATGCGGATGCAGTGACGGCTCATCATATTTGATATTGCCTGCATCGTTATCGAATTTGCCACAAATCGAATATTTACCTGATGCATTTTTAGAACAATAAAGACTTCTACGTGAAATCAGAGAAGTCAACTCGGTAGTCGCAATACCGTAAACCTGATAGAGCAAGATATGGTTGATACGCTCGTACTGATCTGGTATCTTCTGCTTCAATCCCTCATTTAGACGTTTGGTAATTTCTCTAAGGAAGACACCAGTTTTAGTGAAAGGATCCAGAAACTTAGCATCTGGATTACTCCATAAGTCTGTCGGTAACTGGTCTAGAACTCGGTTGGCAAGACTAGGAGGGGTAAATACCTCGTCATTAGACAGATTAGCCAAACAAGATAAAACGTCAGGATTGTAGTTCTTTACAGCTATCTGATTATTCACACTCATCTAGCCCCACCTTTGCAAAATCGACCAACGGATAATCTTTGACTGGCGTTGGTACTATCTTACCCATATCATCGGCATCCATATGCTCAACCATGTCGAAGGTCGGTTCAGCCGTCGCAGTATTAACCAAAGAATCAAAGGCGAAATCGCACCGCTTGACTTTCCCGCCAGATACCAAAGACCATTCCGGGAAAACGATAGGTTTTCCAGCATTATCCTTCATACTGAGAGCATCGCCACATACGACGTTTCTTTCCAAGACGTAACGTATTGACTCGCGAACTGAATCGCGAGACTTCGTTTTAAACTTTGTCGTATATGCTTTATTAGCTGCAGCAAATAGCCTATCGCGACAATCCGCAATATTGTCGGGTAACAAATCAATCCCATACAACGACGCTATTGCCAAAAACAGATGACGCTCATATTCAAGTTGAATTTTCCCATACTTTTTCGCAACTACGATTAGTTTTCTCCTCAGGACTTCAATAAGAAAATTACCGTCCCCACAAGCCGGCTCAAGAAACCGGCTCTCAATTCGTTCGGTCTCCCCTTTGACCAAGTCAAGCATGGCATCCACTTCACGCTTGGCAGTAAACACTTCTCCGTGTTCCTCGACCCGTCGCTTCGACTTGATCTGAGATTCCGTTCTGAGTATTTCCACATTTTAAGTATACAGGTACTCTATTAACGATAATATAAAATTGACATTCAACAATTTCAAAGGAGAAGTCTGTGAACAACCAAAATATTTACAGCCCTCGTATTCTTCTGAAGCGAGGAGAGATGGGCGCCGTTAAACTATTGGATATAACTAATAATCCCTACAAAAATAGTTTCATTCCTATATTCGAACTTACAACAGTTGAAGGCTGGAAAACGGAAGATACCGTTGAAGCCGAACAAGAAAATACAATCCGAATCAAAACACAAATAAAACGAATTACTTCTTCTTGGGATAAGCGTCTGCCGGCTTTCTTAGACGGTTCGAATGCGGGAATAACTGAAGATGAAGAGTCTATTCCATTGACCCAAGCATTTATGGAGACAAAGGAATTAGTAGACTTTAATTTCATTCCTATTTCTCACACTCTCGACCTTTCAGACGAAGAATCAATACAGATTAGAAGAATGCTGGATTCACATCGTTGCTATAAAACGGCAATCCGACTGACTCTTAACTTATGGGAAACTTTCGGTTTAGATGCTGTAGACGATTGGCTCAAAGGTCTAAATCTCAGCCAATCAAACTGCTATTTAATTATTGATTTACAAAACCCCACTGATTTATCCGTATATGAATCAGCAAAATCACTAATTCTTTCTTTCAACGAGAGATTCTCGGAATGTCCAATAATTTTACTTTCCACTTCTGTACCAGATTCGGGACAGTTTACTAAAGTACTCACACCATATCCGAGATCTGAATGGATTAACTGGAAATCAATTCAAAAAGACTGTCAAAATATAATCTTCGGAGATTACGGCACTGTGGGCTTATACCAAGAACTTGCCATTGACCCTAAATTTATACAAATTTCAGGAAAATTTAAATACACCTTAGAAGACAATTGGTACATAGCAAAAGGAGGTCTTTTTAAGAGCAATAAAGCTGATAAAAGTTTAGGGGGCGTATCAGTTAAACCCGTACTTGAAGCTATTTCAAAATTACCAGGTTTTAATCCAACCCATTGCTCGGCAGATACTTGGATTAAAGAACGAGCAGAAGGAACGGTTGACACAAAACGATATGGGAATTCTGCTACTTGGATTACTCAAGCGATGCTACATCACATAGAGACAGTGCTTGAACAATTAGCAGAATTATAATATTCTCTTTCGTCATGCCAGTTTTGTCTATCCTTCAACTTACAGCGCACAATTAGCCTAATCTGGGATAGAGTGAAGTTTTGCACTACTCTGTCCCAGATATCACTACGTTGTTTATCATATAAGCCTTTACCTAAACCATAATCTCTGAGTACATCCAAAGCCTCATCTTTCCATAAAAACTGAACAACCGATGAAGGATCAATTCTAGTTTTATTGGTATGAGCCGAACGATACTTACGTAAATAAACATTCCCTTTTTGCGATGTTTTAGCTACATAGATACCCCAGAAATCAGGAAGTATTTGTAAGGACTGTTCAAGATGATTTGGAGCCACAACTAAATTGCAATAATCCATCACTTTTGAATAATATTTAATTTGTTTCGGCAACCGATCAAGATTGTCGCTTTCGCTTTTCAGCTCATACCCCGTAAGATGCCCGTTAATGACAGCAATATCTGCACGCACTTCTCCGCATATGTCAAGTTCATTGAGAATTTTGGCATCCGCTGTCATTAAGCTACTTTGGTTCTCAATCATCTTCCAAGTAGCCATACGGATATCAAAGTCATGCATTTTAGGTTGAGGCATAGAACAATTTAAACACGGCTTCTGTGCACTTTTTGTAAAATCCATACAATCGAAAATAATATTACAGCCGAACAAATGGAATCAAAAAAAATTCCACCTCCAAAAATTTTTAAAAGTCGACCATTCGAATCGTGGCGCGACTTCTAAAAGTCTAAACCAATAAGCGGTTCTAAATATTCATTCAATTATTCAAATCTATACCTCATATCCACAGGAATTTGGGACAAAAGGTCGCTTTCTGCCAGTTCAAAAATTGCTGAATTGACGAAACCTTGCGATGATGACTTGCCCCAGGCCTGCTGACACATTTGGACCAGAGTACTGCCATCGATAAGTTGGATATCGGCTTCATTCGCATATTTGACAGCCTGAGCTGTATAGGTGCTTGTCGTGATAAAAATCAGCCCCTGCGCATGTTGTATCTCGTTGGCACCGGCAAGCTTGCGCAAAAACGGCAGACCGACATGGCGATAGGGCTCGAAGCACTTGCACTCCGCAATATACGTGCGACCATCTTTGATCATTTTCAAATCAAATCCACCATCGTTGTTGGACTGGGTAACCGCAACCTGGTAACCAAAGTTTCGATAGAGGTCGGCACAGAACGGCTCGAAATCGGCGGGTTGCGACGAGAAACTGTCGACAATCGCCTGAACCGACGTGGCACGTTGCCGCACCTTGACCCGCTGAACCGCACGCTGGCGCTTGAAGGATTCCTCGCGCGAATAACTGATCGAATTCCCGTGATGCCGCATGTCGAGTACAAGACCGTACAAGGTCAATGGGTTCTTGGATTTGAATGAGAACCCTGCAACTTCGAGCGTACTTTTCGGCTTGCAGATTTTATTGTTTGAATGCCGCCGATCGGCGGTGCCATCCTTCTTTGAGAACTGCCAGTATGGGTAATTCAAAACAAAGCTGCCAATCCCATCGTCATCTCGTGAATGACTGATTCTGACGCCTTTCGGCACCTCGACGTCGCAGGTTTTGCGCACTTTCCCCTTCAACCATATCTGCCGAAGTTCACGAAGCACCAGGACAACCATAATGATGCCAGCAGCAGTTATCACCAACGGAATTATGTGAGCCTCCAAAACTGGAATGAGCTTGATGAGTTTGTCGCTAACGTCGAAATCAGTCATAAATAGAATATTACCTTCAGATAATCCCTATTCCAGCAATTCCAACAGGTCGTCCTTCGTTAGGTTCGAGATGCCGGCGGCACTGCCGGTGCCGGCGTTGTCTACGAAACGGTGGGCAAGGTCGCTCTTGGACTGCTGCATCTTCAAGATGCGCTCCTCGATGGTGTCCTTGGCGACGATCTGGTAGACGTTGACATCCTGGGTCTGGCCGATGCGGTGGGCACGGTCGGTGGCCTGCTCCTGCGCGGCGGCGTTCCACCACGGGTCGGCGTGCACCACCACGCACGCGCCGGTGAGGTTCAGGCCCGTGTTGCCGGCCTTCAGAGAAATCAGGAACACCGGGGTATCGTCGGCGTTGAACTGGTCGACCAGCTCGAGGCGCTTGCGCTTGGGGGTGGCACCAGTGATGACGTTGTAGGCCACGTGATTCTTGCGCAAGCGCTCGGCAATGAGGTCGAGGAAGCTGGTGAACTGCGAGAAAATCAGCATCTTACGGCCGGCGTCCTGGCAGCTGGAGACGAGCTCTTCGATGGCGTCGAGCTTCGCCGAGGTGACCTTGCGCGGCTTGGTTGACGTTCCGGCTTTCGAGGCATCCGAAGCGTTACGACCTGTTGAACCTTCATCCCCCACAATCGCATTCGCCGAAGCATCGGCGGTCTCGCTGAGCTCGTCGATATACTCGTCAATCGGCTCGTCGTCGGCGCGCTCGGTCTCGCGGCTGGGCATGCCCCAGACGTGTGCGTCCTTCTTGACGACGTTGCTGCCGACATTGCTGAACAAGAGTCGCGGGTCGCAGCAAGCCTGGCGCAGACGGGTGAGCTGGGCCAGAATCTGAATCTTGCCGGTCTTGTATTCGATGTCGCGCTGCTTGTTCAAGGTAGCGCGCAGCTGCTGTTCGAGCGCGGCGTACAGCCTGCGCTGCTCCCCCTCAAGCTGCACGGTGATGACGTTCTCGATCTTGTCGGGCAAATCCTTCAGGACCTGCGACTTCAGGCGCCGCAGGATGAACGGACCGACGAACGCCTGCAGCTTGGCCTGCGCGTTTTCGTCGCCGGAGAGAATCGGCATTTCGAAACGTTCGCGGAAGTGCTTGTAGGCCCCGAGCATGCCCGGCATGAGGAAGTCGAAGATGCTCCACAACTCGGAAAGCCGGTTTTCGATCGGCGTACCGGTCAGAGCGAAACGGTGACGCGCATTGACAGAGCGCACGGCGCGGGCGGACTTAGTGGCGTGGTTCTTGATATACTGCGCCTCGTCAAGCGTCATACAATAACATTCGAGGCCGTCGTAATCGTCGATATCGCGGCGCAACAGGTCGTACGAAGTAATCAGCACATCCGGCGCAACCCATTGGGAAGCGGCAATGTCATCATCGTCAACCAACGCTTGCGGGCTGTCGGCACTCTGCCAGCCATCATCACCCGAAGCGGATACAGCGGATACAACAGGACCACCGACGCGAGCCGCGGAAACCGAGGAGCTATCGGCCGACCGTTCCCCTACAATCTGCTGGTTAGAAGTCAGCGACTCCGTGCCGTCGGATTCAGCGAGCATCTGATTGTGGTTCAGAAGGTCAACATCATCCATCGCCATATCGAAACTTGCCTGCTGCGCTCCAGAAACATTCTGATGAACAGTTAGAAGCTCGGTATTACCGCTATTTGAATCGGAATAATCGGCTTTATCATGCCATCCCTCAGTCGCCGACCCAAAACTTCCAGCTCCAGACGCTTTCCGACCCTCATACCAAGCTTTGGTGTTTTTGAGCGTCGCGCGACGGGCGGCTTTGGAACCGGCCAGCACCTGCACGTTAAGTGACGGCGCGAATTTGGCGCATTCGGCGGCCCAGTTGTAGACCAGCGACGCCGGGCAGACGATGAGGTTCGGCCCGACCCGCCGCTGCTCGTCGCGCCGCGCAAGCAGATACGAAAGCATCTGTACGGTTTTGCCCAAACCCATCTCGTCGGCCAGAATACCGCCAAAACCCTTGTCGGCCACGGCATTGAGCCAGCGGAACCCCTCAACCTGATAGGGCCGCAGGACGTGCGCCAGCGACTTCGGCACCTTGTAGGTCTTCGGGTCGATGACGCGCAAATCGTTCAAGTAGCTGCGGAATTCGTCGCTCTTATCCTCGTCATCGGCCTCGTTATCAAGGTAATAGGCCTCGTAGGCAGGTACGGAGACGGTTCCGGAATCAAGGTCGACCGGCTTCAGCCCCAAGTCGCCGCTGACCTCGTCCAACTTGCTAGTGTCGACGTCGGCCATGTTGACGAACGCACCGTTGCGCAGGCGGTGGAACTTGCGGCGCTTGCGATAGCTGTTGAGCAATGCCGGCACTTCGGACGGGTCGATTTCGTCGGCGATCGGCGAGATCTCGACCAAGCCGGATTTGATGGACAAACCGATTTTGAAGACCGGATGCGGCGAAGAGGTGAGCCCGTCGAAACTCGGCGTGGAGAACACCTCGCCCAACCCGCGCAAAACCGGCAAGCCTTCGTTCAAAAGCTTGTAGATGGCTTTGTCGTTGTCCTCGTCGATACGTGCGATCGGGCCGTCGGGCATCGGGAAATACTGACGCACGGCCTCCACTGCCAGGCGTTCGGTTTCGCGGTCCCGCGCGACCGGTTCATTTGGACCGATACCGGAGAAAACATGGAAACGATCGTCGCCGTATCTGGCCTGCACGTCGCAGGTGATGCCCTTGCGGTCGCGGTCGAGATACGTTTCGATGTGGCAGGGCACGTGGCGCATGCGGATCAGTTCGGGCGGCAGTTTGACGGCGATGCCGTGATGCGTGGTGCCGCGCGAGGTTGCCGGCGTCAGGTCATCGCTCACTGCGGATTCCGTAGCGGAAGCTTGCCCTGTTCCGTTTTGCGTTAGGCCGTCTGAAGCCATTTGGCCGGTATCGTTTTGCGATGAATGATCCGAGTCGGTCTCGCCGGATACGGAATTCCCGGCGGAGTCGACAGTATTGCCATCATTATTAGCGCTGCCGGCATCCCCTGAACGACTGCCATCACTGCTGTCCTTACCAGCGCCATCACCGTCATCTGCTGGAATCGGGTCGAGCGCGGGCAGCACCGTGCGCGAAAACTCTTCGATATCGTCGCTGCTCAAATACAAATCCCCGCGCTCGTCGCCCACGCAAAGCACCCCGAGCAGGTTGCGGTTCGTGGTCATCGCGCTGGAACAGCGATGAATTTCGGGAGTATCCAAAGCGAAGGCATGGCTGGCATCCGGCGAACCGACGACCACGAACGACGAACCC
The window above is part of the Bifidobacterium sp. ESL0704 genome. Proteins encoded here:
- a CDS encoding GIY-YIG nuclease family protein produces the protein MSNFFPAKPQVSPKIYGYTVPYEDHKGLIKVGDTKRDVNDRVGEQTGTGNFARTIVLEEDAIRSDGTSFRDKAVHRVLKNNGVPNPFKEWFRCDVETVRKAIVAVRNRQESLSDRVEDFKMRPEQQEAVRRTREYFHNYKVENPDGTPRFLWNAKMRFGKTFASYELAKAEGYKKILVLTFKPAVENSWKSDLFSHKDFEGWQFIANDTELTYETADRDKPVVCFYSFQDVLGKSASGGIKAKNEWIHTIPWDLVIFDEYHYGAWRQNAKGLFEEANTDDRSQPNSELESDFSDTAVTKLFEKQVTELGNEDFLPITSGAYLYLSGTPFRAIANGEFIEEQIFNWTYSDEQRAKQEWNSADGPNPYEGLPRMVLMTYKVPDSIKEVVSQGDADEFDLNEFFKAKGVGDDAQFLHESDVQKWLDLIRGGYLEAAIDDMNAGFRRPPMPYSDSRLKNILSHTVWFLPSVASCYAMRNVLKQHQNTFYHDYRVNVAAGQHAGMGAKALEPVLNSFGNPLETKTITLTCGKLTTGVTVKPWSGIFMLRNLSSPETYFQAAFRVQSPWVVANPDGRHPNRHAVMKEECYVFDFAPNRALRQIADYSCKLNPDKDANPEQSVADFINFLPVLAYDGSSMRQLNAADVLDIATSGTSATLLAKRWESALLVNVDNNTLRKLMNNQKAMDALMNIEGFRSLNEDVKTIIAKSEEVSDKKKALGDNATPSQKQEISDEEKEYKTKRKQIQEKLIKFATRIPVFMYLTDFREYSLADVITKLEPELFKKVTGLTKDDFRLLVSLDLFNGERMNDAVYKFKRYEDASLSYAGIDKHSNDKRVGLYNTSITSQEFEEM
- a CDS encoding Eco57I restriction-modification methylase domain-containing protein codes for the protein MSVNNQIAVKNYNPDVLSCLANLSNDEVFTPPSLANRVLDQLPTDLWSNPDAKFLDPFTKTGVFLREITKRLNEGLKQKIPDQYERINHILLYQVYGIATTELTSLISRRSLYCSKNASGKYSICGKFDNDAGNIKYDEPSLHPHVWDGKQCVYCGASKEQYDRSSDLESYTYEFLHTYTPESFFNMQFDVIVGNPPYQMSDGGYRVSASPIYQRFVEQAEKLNPRYLTMIIPSRWFAGGKGLDQFRDDMLHDRRIREIHDYPNAMDCFPGVQIKGGVCYFLWDRDNKGDCKVQTITSSGAGREVERPLLEEGSDVFIRWNEAVQILKKVRLLKEPTFESQVSARKPFGLPTTFHGKKSRIDNGIKLYENKGTSWIESSLIRSNRSWIKSNKVFVPEAGSGSDAFPHPIIGKPFFGAPNTVSTETYLLVGPYASQEECENVISYMKTRLFRFLVLLRKPSQHATSKVYGFVPMQDFSVRWSDEELYKKYGISSSEERFIESLIKPMD
- a CDS encoding SAM-dependent DNA methyltransferase, translating into MEILRTESQIKSKRRVEEHGEVFTAKREVDAMLDLVKGETERIESRFLEPACGDGNFLIEVLRRKLIVVAKKYGKIQLEYERHLFLAIASLYGIDLLPDNIADCRDRLFAAANKAYTTKFKTKSRDSVRESIRYVLERNVVCGDALSMKDNAGKPIVFPEWSLVSGGKVKRCDFAFDSLVNTATAEPTFDMVEHMDADDMGKIVPTPVKDYPLVDFAKVGLDECE
- a CDS encoding sce7726 family protein, with product MPQPKMHDFDIRMATWKMIENQSSLMTADAKILNELDICGEVRADIAVINGHLTGYELKSESDNLDRLPKQIKYYSKVMDYCNLVVAPNHLEQSLQILPDFWGIYVAKTSQKGNVYLRKYRSAHTNKTRIDPSSVVQFLWKDEALDVLRDYGLGKGLYDKQRSDIWDRVVQNFTLSQIRLIVRCKLKDRQNWHDEREYYNSANCSSTVSM
- a CDS encoding restriction endonuclease, coding for MTDFDVSDKLIKLIPVLEAHIIPLVITAAGIIMVVLVLRELRQIWLKGKVRKTCDVEVPKGVRISHSRDDDGIGSFVLNYPYWQFSKKDGTADRRHSNNKICKPKSTLEVAGFSFKSKNPLTLYGLVLDMRHHGNSISYSREESFKRQRAVQRVKVRQRATSVQAIVDSFSSQPADFEPFCADLYRNFGYQVAVTQSNNDGGFDLKMIKDGRTYIAECKCFEPYRHVGLPFLRKLAGANEIQHAQGLIFITTSTYTAQAVKYANEADIQLIDGSTLVQMCQQAWGKSSSQGFVNSAIFELAESDLLSQIPVDMRYRFE
- a CDS encoding SNF2-related protein, encoding MISDDDIDDIETGGRQTAISGNMRRNSDTTEEGLDLDWHASVYGSRTGSSGGFGLGAGSDDDTFGGIVDPDGGVTFGANEPAVPEKVLRQRGGKSFYRAYEVISSGRMHNLTCTPGEDGTLLAASVEPADEFADDYAVSARIDENHGEILDSDCSCPAFGRFGTICKHVIALIMQYNDTPQKFKELGNGVAASGSHGSAGLGARRQKVVRRTSRVLRSFMEQEDSALAEQAKNRQLDLLKEVSSRASGDIGSGVALSRHMPIGSVVLRPMLENSARDWYLRLHIAVPSKGISYVVKDVRALVEAVQRREFVTYGKKLAFVHSRDSFDERSRSILAILGRAIEIRKSVSGDYEFYQSKAEAQEMRLSDDETAELLDLFVDADATLDYVPVHGNFGSAVPVRVVDGDPDLGLEVVRVDDEDDDAGNGGNSQAWQSSGRKDDKSSQKYGYVIRHSLNIQKFIIGRGSSFVVVGSPDASHAFALDTPEIHRCSSAMTTNRNLLGVLCVGDERGDLYLSSDDIEEFSRTVLPALDPIPADDGDGAGKDSSDGSRSGDAGSANNDGNTVDSAGNSVSGETDSDHSSQNDTGQMASDGLTQNGTGQASATESAVSDDLTPATSRGTTHHGIAVKLPPELIRMRHVPCHIETYLDRDRKGITCDVQARYGDDRFHVFSGIGPNEPVARDRETERLAVEAVRQYFPMPDGPIARIDEDNDKAIYKLLNEGLPVLRGLGEVFSTPSFDGLTSSPHPVFKIGLSIKSGLVEISPIADEIDPSEVPALLNSYRKRRKFHRLRNGAFVNMADVDTSKLDEVSGDLGLKPVDLDSGTVSVPAYEAYYLDNEADDEDKSDEFRSYLNDLRVIDPKTYKVPKSLAHVLRPYQVEGFRWLNAVADKGFGGILADEMGLGKTVQMLSYLLARRDEQRRVGPNLIVCPASLVYNWAAECAKFAPSLNVQVLAGSKAARRATLKNTKAWYEGRKASGAGSFGSATEGWHDKADYSDSNSGNTELLTVHQNVSGAQQASFDMAMDDVDLLNHNQMLAESDGTESLTSNQQIVGERSADSSSVSAARVGGPVVSAVSASGDDGWQSADSPQALVDDDDIAASQWVAPDVLITSYDLLRRDIDDYDGLECYCMTLDEAQYIKNHATKSARAVRSVNARHRFALTGTPIENRLSELWSIFDFLMPGMLGAYKHFRERFEMPILSGDENAQAKLQAFVGPFILRRLKSQVLKDLPDKIENVITVQLEGEQRRLYAALEQQLRATLNKQRDIEYKTGKIQILAQLTRLRQACCDPRLLFSNVGSNVVKKDAHVWGMPSRETERADDEPIDEYIDELSETADASANAIVGDEGSTGRNASDASKAGTSTKPRKVTSAKLDAIEELVSSCQDAGRKMLIFSQFTSFLDLIAERLRKNHVAYNVITGATPKRKRLELVDQFNADDTPVFLISLKAGNTGLNLTGACVVVHADPWWNAAAQEQATDRAHRIGQTQDVNVYQIVAKDTIEERILKMQQSKSDLAHRFVDNAGTGSAAGISNLTKDDLLELLE